Proteins from a single region of Campylobacter sputorum:
- a CDS encoding class I SAM-dependent methyltransferase — translation MKMLKNAELLEILSNSNKDIFMWGHSNSSRQILNELNKNPKAFIDNNYETLSRKGINALSPKMLCNVKNSLIVISGNYCEQIYHQILSLNIDETNEVLFSYELGGDKILSNLLFFSQNNSNLEIFTLFDYMKNPKNYAVFYTLNHAKKAFMNATNLHISFLTNYINRDKIYIGCGEDYVKGYIHCDLRKLSHIDFACNAWEVSKHISNLSEIYTRHMLEHLTQDEGIYALKDWFRALKTGGVLHIIVPNFELRCKQFLSCEWEDFENKTQDEIWSVAGCWGWQRECDPSKENYNQTYWDVHKCGYTQKRITMMLKYVGFSDISTKVDEKNNLIAICYKRQ, via the coding sequence ATGAAAATGTTAAAAAACGCCGAATTACTCGAGATTTTAAGCAATTCAAACAAAGATATTTTTATGTGGGGGCATTCAAACTCATCGCGTCAAATTTTAAATGAGCTAAACAAAAACCCAAAAGCATTTATCGATAATAACTACGAAACCCTATCTCGTAAAGGCATAAACGCACTTTCGCCAAAAATGCTTTGTAATGTGAAAAATTCGCTAATTGTTATAAGCGGAAACTACTGCGAACAAATTTATCATCAAATTTTATCGCTAAATATCGACGAAACAAACGAAGTGCTTTTTAGCTACGAGCTTGGCGGAGATAAAATTTTATCAAATTTGCTATTTTTTAGCCAAAATAACTCAAATTTGGAAATTTTCACGCTTTTTGATTATATGAAAAATCCCAAAAATTACGCAGTTTTTTACACATTAAATCACGCTAAAAAAGCTTTTATGAATGCCACAAATTTACACATAAGTTTTTTAACAAATTACATAAACCGAGATAAAATTTACATAGGTTGTGGCGAAGATTATGTCAAAGGCTACATTCACTGCGATTTAAGAAAATTATCCCACATTGATTTTGCGTGTAATGCGTGGGAAGTTTCGAAACATATCTCAAATTTAAGCGAAATTTACACAAGACATATGTTAGAGCATTTAACACAAGATGAAGGAATTTACGCACTAAAAGACTGGTTTAGAGCATTAAAAACGGGGGGGGTCTTGCATATAATTGTGCCAAATTTCGAGCTTCGTTGCAAACAATTTTTAAGCTGTGAGTGGGAAGATTTTGAAAACAAAACTCAAGATGAAATTTGGTCTGTTGCAGGGTGCTGGGGTTGGCAAAGAGAGTGCGATCCATCAAAAGAGAACTATAACCAAACTTACTGGGATGTTCATAAGTGCGGTTATACGCAAAAAAGAATTACAATGATGCTAAAATATGTCGGTTTTAGCGATATTTCAACAAAAGTTGATGAGAAAAACAACTTGATTGCAATTTGTTACAAAAGGCAGTAA
- a CDS encoding polysaccharide pyruvyl transferase family protein — protein sequence MKKEFNVYDSTLSYDNCVGCGICEAVCPHNAINMIYSKFKRHEPRINENCTKCKICVAYCPHTKNEINKGIQKALNHHNPFTYGNSKQTYIAYDLDAKNRALSPSGGALNALAKEMMKRGVINYVIHANYKEGKIGEEHFEASISSSLDEIDKKRGSFYFPISFEKVLKFFQNKNEKILVIGVPCVVRGMKKLFSKNPLYKQNTIYTAALACSHNVSGAMGDYIAAHEKVDDKTPFFINFRSKNNIPDADHFRQHFYTLKDGLKKTISEEIHYANGFIQAWRGYYFSLNICFKCADFWGNEADICTKDAWGRWSKQSPLGHNVIFFKNKNLEEIFLNCDNIYKEKIDYNIVVRMQRDTALFKYRQITYRTTQKPFSIKNIAQGYFKKYLISKISSHLFAKFGFKTTFYATRVFEAISNLLNALVPEKLLKVFSYDRYFPMQRIFIVGGYGYSNTGDEAQLNTTLKNLQSFFPNYIKIVGTHNRMHTLTNHEHKTLFDSPREAFFDHNQSSMYDLKTFGEKAHFWLNFVLIYINAFLVRAELPTFFINAKKAALLNELKNCDLLFFSGGGYLTGDTLSRLYDGILMILIAKVFDIKVVLSGQTIGIWKNKFNAYLAKKAFSKVDLISTRDPSSSIKELAKIGVNDAIYTCDDALFCECDEAYENKFGSYIAFNIHYWGLNDDKDKEKYLKCVNDIINKIISKTDFNIVFIPMTPNADEIAMKDYLQKYPNEKVQIFKYNFNFKTIRSVIKNSQLCVSMKHHPIIFAMGEKVPVISLTYSEYYMHKNAGALELFEMKDFNVDLNESEFLAKFDEKFEYILKNKEQISQNTTKILDILKEKQDKFYEKTYEILGLERDYI from the coding sequence ATGAAAAAAGAATTCAATGTATATGATAGCACACTATCTTATGATAATTGTGTTGGTTGTGGAATTTGCGAAGCTGTATGTCCACACAATGCTATAAATATGATTTATAGCAAATTTAAAAGACATGAACCACGCATAAATGAAAACTGCACGAAATGCAAAATTTGCGTTGCGTATTGTCCGCATACTAAAAATGAGATAAATAAAGGCATTCAAAAAGCGTTAAATCACCACAATCCCTTTACTTACGGAAATTCTAAGCAAACTTACATTGCATATGATTTAGACGCTAAAAATCGTGCTTTAAGCCCAAGTGGCGGTGCTTTAAACGCACTTGCAAAAGAAATGATGAAACGCGGCGTGATAAATTATGTAATTCATGCAAACTACAAAGAAGGCAAAATCGGCGAAGAGCATTTTGAAGCAAGCATTAGCTCAAGTTTAGATGAAATCGACAAAAAAAGAGGTTCGTTTTATTTTCCTATCTCTTTTGAAAAAGTGTTGAAATTTTTCCAAAATAAAAATGAGAAAATTTTAGTTATCGGCGTTCCTTGCGTTGTGCGTGGTATGAAAAAACTTTTTAGCAAAAACCCGCTTTATAAGCAAAACACGATTTACACCGCAGCTTTGGCTTGTTCTCATAATGTAAGCGGAGCTATGGGGGATTATATCGCAGCACATGAAAAAGTTGATGATAAAACGCCGTTTTTTATAAATTTCCGCTCAAAAAACAATATCCCAGACGCTGATCACTTTCGCCAGCATTTTTATACGCTTAAAGATGGCTTAAAAAAAACAATTAGTGAAGAGATCCACTACGCAAATGGATTTATACAAGCTTGGCGTGGATACTATTTTTCGCTAAACATCTGTTTTAAATGTGCTGATTTTTGGGGAAATGAAGCTGATATTTGCACAAAAGATGCTTGGGGAAGATGGAGCAAACAAAGTCCGCTTGGGCATAATGTGATATTTTTCAAAAATAAAAATTTAGAAGAAATTTTTCTAAATTGTGATAACATTTATAAAGAAAAAATTGATTATAACATTGTAGTTCGTATGCAAAGAGATACCGCACTTTTTAAATACAGACAAATAACTTATAGAACCACACAAAAACCATTTAGCATAAAAAATATCGCTCAAGGGTATTTTAAAAAGTATCTAATAAGCAAAATTTCATCGCATTTGTTTGCTAAATTTGGCTTTAAAACGACATTTTATGCTACACGCGTATTTGAAGCGATATCAAATTTACTAAATGCTTTGGTGCCTGAAAAACTGCTAAAAGTTTTTTCTTACGATAGGTATTTTCCTATGCAAAGAATTTTTATTGTCGGCGGATACGGGTATTCAAACACTGGAGATGAAGCCCAGCTTAACACAACTCTTAAAAATCTACAAAGCTTTTTTCCAAATTATATAAAAATCGTTGGCACTCACAATAGAATGCACACTTTAACAAACCACGAGCATAAAACGCTTTTTGATTCGCCTAGGGAAGCGTTTTTTGATCACAATCAATCAAGCATGTATGATCTAAAAACTTTTGGCGAAAAGGCTCATTTTTGGCTAAATTTCGTGTTAATTTATATAAATGCATTTTTAGTAAGAGCCGAACTTCCTACATTTTTTATAAATGCTAAAAAAGCAGCTTTGTTAAACGAGCTAAAAAACTGCGATTTATTGTTTTTCTCAGGTGGAGGATATTTAACTGGCGATACGCTTTCAAGGCTTTATGATGGAATTTTAATGATCTTAATTGCTAAAGTTTTTGATATAAAAGTGGTTCTTTCAGGTCAAACAATCGGCATTTGGAAAAACAAATTTAACGCATATTTAGCCAAAAAAGCTTTTAGTAAAGTAGATTTAATCTCAACAAGAGATCCAAGCTCTTCAATTAAAGAACTTGCAAAAATCGGCGTTAATGACGCGATATATACCTGCGATGACGCACTTTTTTGCGAATGCGATGAAGCTTACGAAAACAAATTTGGCTCTTATATAGCTTTTAACATCCACTACTGGGGGCTAAATGACGATAAAGACAAAGAAAAATACCTAAAATGCGTAAATGATATAATCAATAAAATCATTTCAAAAACTGATTTTAATATCGTTTTTATACCGATGACACCAAATGCTGATGAGATTGCGATGAAGGATTATTTACAAAAATATCCAAATGAAAAAGTGCAAATTTTCAAATACAATTTTAATTTTAAAACAATTCGATCAGTTATTAAAAACTCTCAACTTTGCGTTAGTATGAAGCATCACCCTATAATTTTTGCAATGGGCGAAAAAGTACCAGTTATTAGCCTAACTTACAGCGAGTATTATATGCACAAAAATGCCGGAGCGTTGGAGCTTTTTGAGATGAAGGATTTTAACGTTGATTTAAATGAGAGTGAATTTTTGGCTAAATTTGATGAGAAATTTGAGTATATTTTGAAAAACAAAGAGCAAATTTCGCAAAACACAACTAAAATTTTAGATATTTTAAAAGAAAAACAAGACAAATTTTATGAAAAAACATATGAAATTTTAGGACTTGAAAGGGATTACATATAA
- a CDS encoding SDR family NAD(P)-dependent oxidoreductase, with amino-acid sequence MKVMVISGTSRGIGKYLSQYYLERNFIVCGCARANSSITHKNYRHFELDISDEKAVISMIKNIQKEFKHIDILLNNAGIASMNPILLTPLKSVENIFNVNFKGTFLLLREVAKVMSLTSKKMQNPHFRIVNFATVATPLRLQGESIYAASKAAIVNFSQIASYELAPFSITINCIAPTPIKTDLIKGVDEKKMNSLINRQAIKRYGEFSDVSNAIDFFINEKSDFITGQCLYLGGING; translated from the coding sequence ATGAAAGTAATGGTAATTAGCGGAACAAGCCGTGGTATAGGAAAATATTTATCTCAGTATTATTTAGAAAGAAATTTTATAGTTTGTGGATGTGCAAGAGCAAATTCAAGTATAACACACAAAAATTACAGGCATTTTGAACTCGACATAAGCGACGAAAAAGCTGTAATTTCTATGATAAAAAACATTCAAAAAGAATTTAAACATATAGATATTTTGCTTAATAATGCCGGAATTGCTTCTATGAATCCAATTTTATTGACACCACTTAAAAGTGTTGAAAATATTTTTAATGTAAATTTCAAAGGAACTTTTTTACTACTTAGAGAAGTCGCAAAAGTAATGAGTTTAACATCTAAAAAAATGCAAAATCCACACTTTCGAATTGTAAATTTTGCAACAGTTGCCACTCCTTTAAGATTACAAGGCGAAAGTATTTATGCTGCTAGTAAAGCTGCTATTGTTAATTTTAGTCAAATTGCATCCTATGAACTAGCTCCTTTTAGTATAACCATAAACTGCATTGCCCCAACTCCTATAAAAACAGATCTTATAAAAGGTGTAGATGAAAAAAAAATGAACTCTCTAATAAACAGACAAGCTATCAAAAGATATGGCGAATTTAGCGATGTTTCAAATGCGATAGATTTTTTCATAAATGAAAAAAGCGACTTTATAACAGGGCAATGCTTATATCTTGGTGGCATAAATGGTTGA
- a CDS encoding ANL family adenylate-forming protein: MVDLFDKFSKFDNKIAIYEKDNLYTYSDLINKIRFYYDKFANLSNEVVAVNLAPSSDFIAIIFALSLRKSIILPMIEYDENKLEFAKFIITKNNIKTLDNQNTHQLIQNLQSKNRSGLILYSSATTGKAKSMLHDFDNMIENFYNKNEKSYNLLLLLFIDHIGGIDCILRTLFEGASISIAQNLTPKEILKCVEKYKVNIIPTTPTMLNLLILSGEIPKHNISSLKIITYGAETMSEELLKRVNLTFKDVKIFQKFGTSETGSFSTKNLSNDSLFIKIDDKNVSYKIIDNELYLKTNTQILGYLNTDEKLENGWFKTGDIVVKSGKYLQIIGRKKEVINIGGNKVLPSEIENTIMKLIGIKDVVAYGKESLITGQMLCVDIIADENITKKDIIDICKNNLEKHKIPTQINLKQEIRINRRYKKQRL; encoded by the coding sequence ATGGTTGATTTGTTTGATAAATTTTCTAAATTTGATAATAAAATAGCGATTTACGAAAAAGACAATTTATACACTTACTCGGACTTAATAAATAAAATAAGATTTTATTATGATAAATTTGCAAATTTATCAAATGAAGTTGTAGCTGTAAATTTAGCTCCAAGTAGCGATTTTATCGCTATAATTTTTGCTTTAAGTTTAAGAAAAAGCATAATTTTACCCATGATAGAATACGATGAAAACAAGCTTGAGTTTGCTAAATTTATCATTACAAAAAATAATATAAAAACATTAGATAACCAAAATACACATCAGCTTATACAAAATTTGCAATCAAAAAACAGATCTGGACTTATTTTATACTCAAGTGCAACAACCGGAAAAGCTAAATCAATGCTTCATGATTTTGACAATATGATAGAGAATTTTTATAATAAAAATGAAAAATCATACAATCTTTTGCTTTTGCTTTTTATAGATCATATAGGCGGTATAGACTGCATTTTAAGAACTTTATTTGAAGGCGCAAGCATAAGTATAGCACAAAATTTAACTCCAAAAGAAATTTTAAAATGTGTTGAAAAATACAAAGTTAACATCATTCCAACAACACCAACTATGCTAAATTTACTTATCTTAAGCGGAGAAATACCAAAACATAATATATCATCACTAAAAATTATAACATATGGTGCAGAAACAATGAGCGAAGAGTTATTAAAAAGAGTAAATTTAACTTTTAAAGATGTTAAAATATTTCAGAAATTTGGAACAAGCGAAACAGGAAGTTTTAGTACGAAAAACTTATCAAATGATTCTCTTTTTATAAAAATAGATGATAAAAATGTATCATATAAAATCATTGATAATGAACTGTATTTAAAAACAAATACCCAAATTTTAGGCTACTTAAATACTGATGAAAAGCTAGAAAATGGTTGGTTTAAAACAGGTGATATAGTTGTAAAAAGTGGTAAATATTTACAAATAATAGGCAGAAAAAAAGAGGTGATAAATATAGGAGGAAATAAAGTTTTACCATCCGAGATAGAAAATACTATAATGAAACTTATAGGCATAAAAGATGTTGTTGCTTACGGGAAAGAATCATTAATAACAGGTCAAATGCTTTGTGTTGATATTATAGCTGATGAAAATATAACAAAAAAAGATATTATAGATATATGTAAAAATAATCTTGAAAAACATAAAATTCCAACCCAAATAAATTTAAAACAAGAAATTCGCATAAATCGTAGATATAAAAAACAAAGACTATAA
- a CDS encoding N-acetylneuraminate synthase family protein, protein MININGKVISNDAPAFIVAEIGANHNGDISLAKESIDAAYECGVDAVKFQTYTTEELLSNKDMQYTYKYGKNEHTTQTLKEMFDMVTFKREFHKEIYDYAAKKDLICFSTPFSLEGVEFLEKLNNPIYKIASSDVNYVDMLEFVAKLKKPVFLSTGKCTLAEMDMAINLLEENGTQDLCLLHCVANYPSKMKDMNLNVIKTLKQMYPEHVIGFSDHSLGITATLGAICFGAKIIEKHFTIDKNLKGPDHWFSMDPADMKNIVNEVRNLEVAFGNQRKILPQNEISEKHWATRSLHTKKDLKAGEIIKEEDIDMLRPGYGISPFDKHKVIGLKLSKDIKKGEVLEWKHLQF, encoded by the coding sequence TTGATAAATATAAATGGTAAAGTGATATCAAACGATGCCCCAGCTTTCATTGTAGCTGAAATTGGTGCAAACCACAACGGCGATATATCTTTGGCAAAAGAAAGCATTGATGCGGCTTATGAGTGTGGGGTTGATGCTGTTAAATTTCAGACCTACACAACCGAAGAGCTTCTTTCAAATAAAGATATGCAATACACTTACAAATACGGCAAAAATGAGCACACTACGCAAACACTAAAAGAGATGTTTGATATGGTAACATTTAAGAGAGAATTTCATAAAGAAATTTATGATTATGCGGCTAAAAAAGATCTTATCTGCTTTTCTACGCCTTTTAGCTTAGAGGGTGTTGAGTTTTTAGAAAAACTAAATAACCCGATTTATAAAATCGCATCTTCTGATGTAAATTATGTAGATATGCTTGAATTTGTAGCTAAGCTTAAAAAGCCCGTTTTTCTTTCAACCGGCAAATGCACACTTGCTGAAATGGATATGGCAATAAATTTGCTTGAAGAAAATGGCACACAAGATCTATGTTTGCTTCATTGCGTGGCGAATTATCCATCAAAAATGAAAGATATGAATCTAAATGTCATAAAAACTTTAAAACAGATGTATCCTGAGCATGTCATAGGCTTTTCAGATCACTCTCTTGGCATAACTGCAACGCTTGGAGCTATTTGTTTTGGTGCAAAAATCATAGAAAAACATTTTACGATAGATAAAAATTTAAAAGGACCAGATCATTGGTTTAGTATGGATCCAGCGGATATGAAAAATATAGTAAATGAGGTTAGAAATTTAGAAGTTGCTTTTGGAAATCAAAGAAAGATTTTACCTCAAAATGAAATATCTGAAAAACACTGGGCAACTAGATCTTTGCACACAAAAAAAGATTTAAAAGCAGGGGAGATAATCAAAGAAGAAGATATTGATATGCTTCGTCCAGGTTATGGTATATCTCCATTTGATAAGCATAAAGTTATAGGACTTAAACTAAGCAAAGACATAAAAAAAGGCGAGGTTTTAGAGTGGAAACATCTACAATTTTAA